The genomic stretch CCGCGATCCAGTGGCAGCCCGAGCTGTCGTCCTCGCTGTTCGATCCCGCGCAGCTGCTGCAGTTCGAACACATGTACGACCCGGCCGATCCGGCGCGCAAGCTGGGCCGCGACAGCGGCACGGACGTGGCGATGTTCGGCCACTACGTCTGGAACAACGTCAGCATCGGCTTCCGCACCTTCGCCAGCGGGCTGCTCGCCGGCATCGGCTCGATCGTGGTGCTGATCGTCAACGGCGTGATGATCGGCGGCGTCGCCGGGCATCTGCAGGCGGTCGGCCATGGCGATCCGTTCTGGCGTTTCGTCGCCGCGCATTCGGCGCCGGAACTGACCGCGATCGTGATCGCCGGTGGCGCCGGCCTGCGGCTGGGCCTGTCGCTGACCGCGCCCGGCCAGCGCAGGCGCGCCGATGCGCTGGTCGAAGGCGGCCGTCGTGGCGCGCTGCTGTGCGTGGGCGTACTGGCGATGCTGGTGTTCGCCGCGTTCGTCGAGGCGTTCTGGTCGTCCATCGCGTGGATGCCGGCGTGGATCAAGTACACCGTCGGTGGCGTGCTGTGGACGCTGACCGCGGCGTGGCTGCTGCTCGGCGGGCGCCACCTGCCGGCGGAGGACGTGGGCGCATGAAGATCGAATCGCTCACCGTCGCGCTGCGTCCGCGCACCGCGTGGGAGGCGGTCGAGCTCGGCACCGCGCTGGTGCGACGCCACGCGGCGGCCATCTGGAAGCCCTGGCTGCTGCTGACGCTGCCGCTGTTCGTGCTGTTCAACGCGCTGGCGTGGACGATCGACGCGTTGTGGCTCGCCGGCCTGCTGATGTGGTGGCTGAAGCCGGCGTTCGACCGCATCCCGCTGTTCGTGCTCTCGCGCGCGGTATTCGGCGACGTGCCGACCCTGCGGCAGACGCTCGCGGCGCAGCGGAACTGGGGTCTGTCGTGGCTGCCCGGCTACCTGCTGTGGCGGCGGTTGAGCCCGCTGCGCTCGCTGAATCTGCCGGTGGACCTGCTCGAAGGCGCACGCGGCGCGGACGCGCGCGAGCGTCGCCGCGCACTGGGCGCGCCGGTGCACGGCGTGGCCGCGCTCGCCACGATCGTGTGCCTGCACTTCGAGCTGGCCGTGTACGTCGGGCTGGCCTCGCTCGCCATCGTCTTCGTGCCCGACGACTACCTGCAGGAAACGCTCAACCGCGCGTGGATCGCGCTGAAGGAAGCGCCGGCGTGGCTCAGCCTGCTCTCGAACGCGCTGGCGTGGATCGCCGCCAGCGTGATCGAGCCGTTCTACGTCGGCGCCGGCTTCGGCCTGTACCTCAACCGCCGCACCGAAGTGGAAGCGTGGGACATCGAACTCGCGCTGCGCCGCATGCGCGAGCGCCTGCTGCGCAGCGCGACGCCGCTGCTGCTCGCGCTCGCGATCGGCATGGCCTTCGCGCCGGCCGTCGTGCGCGCGCAGGACGCGGGCGATCCGCAGGACACCGAAAGCGTCGCCGGGGAGGAGGATGCCGACGCGTACGACGACGCGGAAGCGCCGCGCGTCACGCTTCAACAGGTCTTCGGCCGCGTCGTCGACGAGACCGGCCTGCGCGACGGCGTGGACGCGCAGATGACGCCGCAGCCCGCGCCGCCGGCGATTCCCGTGTCGCCGGGCGGCACCGCCAACGGCGGACAGGACGGCACGGCCGGTGGCGGTCGCTCGCTTGCAGGCGACGGCAGCCTGCGTCGCGCCGTGCGCAAGGCCTACGCGGACCCGACCGTGTCGCCCAAGCGCAAGGTCGTCAGCTGGAAGAAGCGCGACGCGAAGAAGCCCGATCCGAAGAAGATCGAGCCGCCGCCGCTGGGAAAGCTCGGCGAAGTGCTGGCCACGGTAGGCGAATTCGGACTGTGGATCGTCGTCATCGCGCTGGCTGGCCTGTTGCTGGTGACGGCGCCGCGCTGGCTGGCGTGGTTCCGTGGCGGCCTCGCGCGCGAGGCCCGCGAGGACGATGAAGTCCGCCGCGATCGCGCCGACGAACCGCTGCCGCCGCTGCCGGAGGACATCCCGAGCGTGATCCGCCGACTGTGGCGTGAAGGCCGGCAACGCGAGGCGCTGGCGATGCTGTATCGCGCCAGCGTCGAGACGATGCTCGCGCGCACGCAGGTCGTGCTCGTGCCGGGCGCGACGGAGTCCGACGTGCTGCGCGCCTCGCGCAAGCTGCCGCGCGGCGAGGATCGCGACGCCTTCGCGCGCGCCGTGCGCACCTGGCAGTACGCCGCGTACGCGCACAGCTTCCCGGCGGGCGAGGAGTTCGAATCGCTGCTCGCCGACCTCGCCTCGCGCTTCGGCTGGCTGCCCGGCGCGCGCATCGACGGGAGCGTGCCCGCATGACGCTCACGCGCCGGCACGGCCTCATCGCGCTTCTCGTCCTCGCCGTGGCCGGCGCGGTCGCGGGCGGCGCGGCGTGGTGGCAACGCAATTTCGAACGCACCGAGGAATGGGTCGATCTGCCGCGCACCGGCGAGGCCGCGCGCAATCCGCTGTACGTGCTCAAGCTCGCGCTGATCGCCGACGGCGTGCAGGCGCAATCGCGCCCGCGCCTGCAGTTGGGCAGCGTCGCCCTCGGGCCGCGCGACACGGTGCTGCTCTACAACGATCCGCGCACGCTCACCGGCAAGGACGAAGCGACGCTGCTGGAATGGGTCGAGCGCGGCGGCCACCTGTTGCTGCGCACGCCGCCGCCGGGGCCGCTGGACGTCGAGAAGCCGGTGCCGGTGCTCGCCGCGTTCGGCCTGCATCCGCGATCGGACGAACTCTGCGCCGGGCTCGACGTCGCCGGCGAGGATCCGCACGTCGAGTTCTGCCGCGGCCGTCGCCTCGACATCGACAACCCCGACTCCACCGTGTCGCTGCACTGGGGCGAGCCGGAACTCGGCTACGTGTTCGCGCGCGTGCCGCACGGGCGCGGGCACGTGGACGTGCTGTCGGACTTCGACTTCCTCGACAACGATTCGCTCAAGGACGGCCCGCACATCGCGCTGACGCGGCAGCTGCTCGATCCGAACTACCGCGCCGGCACCGTGCATCTGATCTACGAAGCGCAGATGCCGTCGTTCTGGATGACGCTCGTGCGCGAGCATTGGCGCGTGTGGCTCCCGTTGCTGCTGGCGCTGATGGCCTGGCTGTGGCGGCGTTCGCAGCGCTTCGGGCCGCTGCTGGATTCGCCGGCGGTGGAGCGCCGATCGCTGCTCGAACACGTCACCGCCAGCGG from Lysobacter auxotrophicus encodes the following:
- a CDS encoding DUF4350 domain-containing protein, producing MTLTRRHGLIALLVLAVAGAVAGGAAWWQRNFERTEEWVDLPRTGEAARNPLYVLKLALIADGVQAQSRPRLQLGSVALGPRDTVLLYNDPRTLTGKDEATLLEWVERGGHLLLRTPPPGPLDVEKPVPVLAAFGLHPRSDELCAGLDVAGEDPHVEFCRGRRLDIDNPDSTVSLHWGEPELGYVFARVPHGRGHVDVLSDFDFLDNDSLKDGPHIALTRQLLDPNYRAGTVHLIYEAQMPSFWMTLVREHWRVWLPLLLALMAWLWRRSQRFGPLLDSPAVERRSLLEHVTASGEHVYRYGYAHLLHEAARKAFLARLRRRDPQAAALDGDAQAAMLAERFGLPADDIRNALSTPIARDHAAFRSRIAMLIRMRNSL
- a CDS encoding DUF4129 domain-containing protein, whose translation is MKIESLTVALRPRTAWEAVELGTALVRRHAAAIWKPWLLLTLPLFVLFNALAWTIDALWLAGLLMWWLKPAFDRIPLFVLSRAVFGDVPTLRQTLAAQRNWGLSWLPGYLLWRRLSPLRSLNLPVDLLEGARGADARERRRALGAPVHGVAALATIVCLHFELAVYVGLASLAIVFVPDDYLQETLNRAWIALKEAPAWLSLLSNALAWIAASVIEPFYVGAGFGLYLNRRTEVEAWDIELALRRMRERLLRSATPLLLALAIGMAFAPAVVRAQDAGDPQDTESVAGEEDADAYDDAEAPRVTLQQVFGRVVDETGLRDGVDAQMTPQPAPPAIPVSPGGTANGGQDGTAGGGRSLAGDGSLRRAVRKAYADPTVSPKRKVVSWKKRDAKKPDPKKIEPPPLGKLGEVLATVGEFGLWIVVIALAGLLLVTAPRWLAWFRGGLAREAREDDEVRRDRADEPLPPLPEDIPSVIRRLWREGRQREALAMLYRASVETMLARTQVVLVPGATESDVLRASRKLPRGEDRDAFARAVRTWQYAAYAHSFPAGEEFESLLADLASRFGWLPGARIDGSVPA
- a CDS encoding stage II sporulation protein M; translated protein: MKQEHFVQRHQPEWIAFEHWLDARGVSARKARSERRNWHGLSDAQMPSRYRRLCQQLALARRRGYSPVVTDRLQALMHRGHGLLYRTPAPRWRRAAHFLIAGFPRLVRAERGCMLASFALFWIPLLVIFAAIQWQPELSSSLFDPAQLLQFEHMYDPADPARKLGRDSGTDVAMFGHYVWNNVSIGFRTFASGLLAGIGSIVVLIVNGVMIGGVAGHLQAVGHGDPFWRFVAAHSAPELTAIVIAGGAGLRLGLSLTAPGQRRRADALVEGGRRGALLCVGVLAMLVFAAFVEAFWSSIAWMPAWIKYTVGGVLWTLTAAWLLLGGRHLPAEDVGA